The proteins below are encoded in one region of Culicoidibacter larvae:
- a CDS encoding helix-turn-helix domain-containing protein, whose product MKEKKKKQTGLSLGEAIKYFRELKGFKMTDLVARMNPQISTTTLQNIENGNTKDPAFSKIIDILDILGFELEDLRYAMSNDIETEALNLLYECQYYGRQNDFKSVLLILPKITEEMIAKLSSTQKQQYYIYKSYALFKDHNIKEAKRVLTFAQAFTALKDSPIITFQEAKIYNYKAMFGFDGALDELKSIVEQVLDSKFFDNSADHSLAVLLLINAICYLNYFSLKSNFKSTGKYSLEICDDLYKYADKGYKRAREHMNFKFFPTLITFRSVSAYLRQNNDITELEDIKRARRLAKDLELEDEIDEINEILDNLKIRI is encoded by the coding sequence ATGAAGGAAAAGAAGAAAAAGCAAACCGGATTGTCTTTAGGCGAAGCAATCAAATATTTTAGAGAACTTAAAGGATTTAAAATGACAGATTTAGTTGCAAGGATGAACCCTCAAATTTCAACAACAACCTTACAAAATATTGAAAATGGTAATACTAAGGATCCGGCTTTCTCAAAGATTATTGATATTCTTGATATTTTGGGATTTGAACTAGAGGATTTACGCTATGCAATGTCAAATGATATTGAAACAGAAGCATTAAACTTACTCTATGAATGTCAATACTATGGTAGACAGAATGATTTTAAATCTGTACTATTAATTTTACCAAAGATAACTGAGGAGATGATTGCTAAATTATCATCAACCCAAAAACAACAATACTATATATATAAATCATATGCTTTATTTAAAGATCATAATATAAAAGAAGCGAAAAGAGTATTAACGTTTGCCCAAGCGTTTACAGCTTTAAAGGATTCTCCAATTATTACTTTTCAAGAAGCTAAAATCTACAATTATAAAGCAATGTTTGGTTTTGATGGAGCACTTGATGAGCTTAAAAGTATTGTTGAACAAGTACTTGATTCTAAATTTTTTGATAATTCAGCCGATCACTCGTTGGCAGTTTTATTATTAATAAATGCGATATGTTACTTAAATTATTTTAGCTTGAAGAGTAATTTTAAGAGTACTGGCAAATATTCTTTAGAAATATGTGATGATTTATATAAATACGCCGACAAAGGATATAAGAGGGCGCGTGAACATATGAATTTCAAATTTTTTCCAACTTTAATTACTTTTCGTAGTGTTTCAGCATACTTGCGTCAAAACAATGATATAACTGAATTGGAAGATATTAAGAGAGCACGTAGGTTGGCAAAAGATTTGGAACTTGAAGATGAAATAGATGAAATTAATGAAATACTTGATAATCTAAAAATTAGAATATAA
- a CDS encoding helix-turn-helix domain-containing protein: MKIFIERFNNICDDFDFKPTSSKTAKFVGIPTSTLGKYMTGSMPSAEAILKIANAFDIDTDYLLGKTNIKNRSKTIINLDDLSSTEVTEVQKYIEFLKSKH; this comes from the coding sequence ATGAAAATATTTATCGAAAGATTTAATAACATCTGTGACGACTTTGACTTTAAACCAACATCATCTAAGACAGCTAAATTCGTTGGAATTCCAACATCCACATTAGGTAAATACATGACTGGAAGTATGCCTTCTGCTGAAGCGATATTAAAAATAGCTAATGCTTTTGATATTGACACAGATTACTTATTAGGAAAAACTAATATTAAAAACAGATCCAAAACTATAATTAATTTAGACGATTTGTCTAGCACAGAAGTAACTGAAGTTCAAAAGTATATTGAATTCCTTAAATCAAAGCACTAA